A stretch of Microbacterium sp. LWH3-1.2 DNA encodes these proteins:
- the dapD gene encoding 2,3,4,5-tetrahydropyridine-2,6-dicarboxylate N-succinyltransferase, producing MTEERWVWGVGLATTAEDGTVLDTWFPSPAAGRIPLGYDPQMPPDELDRLAVADARRAVTVDVVAIEADLDAAPSSTSDAYLRLHALSHLLVRPNEANLDGIFAHLPNVAWTNAGPIHPDALARLRPFLAREGIQVQGLDKFPRLLDYVTPAGVRIADASRVRLGAYLSPGTTVMHEGFVNFNAGTLGQSMVEGRISQGVVVGDGSDIGGGASIMGTLSGGGTHKVSVGARTLLGANAGIGISLGDDCIVEAGLYVTAGTKVVLADEPRRADGTLPTAKGADLSGSAGLLFRRNSLTGAVEAVRRAGVGVTLNEALHA from the coding sequence ATGACCGAAGAACGATGGGTGTGGGGCGTCGGCCTCGCCACGACCGCCGAAGACGGGACCGTGCTCGACACATGGTTCCCCTCCCCCGCTGCCGGACGCATCCCGCTGGGCTACGACCCGCAGATGCCGCCTGACGAGCTCGACCGCCTCGCGGTCGCCGATGCGCGCCGGGCCGTCACGGTCGATGTCGTCGCGATCGAGGCTGACCTCGATGCCGCGCCGTCCTCGACTTCGGACGCCTACCTGCGCCTGCACGCGTTGTCGCATCTGCTCGTGCGTCCCAACGAGGCCAACCTCGACGGGATCTTCGCGCACCTGCCGAACGTCGCCTGGACCAACGCGGGCCCCATCCACCCGGACGCTCTCGCGCGTCTGCGCCCGTTCCTCGCTCGTGAGGGCATCCAGGTGCAGGGTCTCGACAAGTTCCCGCGCCTGCTCGACTACGTCACCCCGGCCGGCGTCCGCATCGCCGACGCGTCGCGGGTGCGGCTCGGCGCGTACCTCTCGCCCGGTACGACCGTGATGCACGAGGGCTTCGTGAATTTCAACGCCGGCACCCTGGGCCAGAGCATGGTCGAAGGCCGCATCTCGCAGGGCGTGGTCGTGGGCGACGGCAGCGACATCGGTGGTGGCGCCTCGATCATGGGCACACTCTCCGGCGGCGGCACCCACAAGGTGTCGGTGGGCGCGCGCACCCTGCTCGGGGCGAACGCGGGCATCGGCATCTCGCTCGGCGACGACTGCATCGTCGAGGCCGGGCTCTACGTCACCGCCGGCACCAAGGTCGTCCTCGCGGACGAGCCGCGTCGCGCCGACGGGACTCTTCCGACCGCCAAGGGCGCGGACCTGTCCGGCAGCGCCGGCCTCCTCTTCCGCCGGAACTCGCTCACCGGCGCGGTCGAAGCCGTGCGCCGGGCGGGTGTGGGTGTCACCCTCAACGAGGCGCTCCACGCCTGA
- a CDS encoding TetR/AcrR family transcriptional regulator: MAVVERISALEARRPRRADAARNFDALVAAGREAFAEEGSSASLEDIARRAGVGIGTLYRNFPTRDDLIETLYLGEVDALARAADEVADLEPWEALSAWLDRFVAYVGTKHALLDGLNRRSPVLAECRTIMLSAGEPLLERAQAAGDVDPDISIGDVVKLVSGVAAVASFDDEAQRRRVLDLAINAIRR, encoded by the coding sequence ATGGCGGTCGTCGAGCGGATATCCGCACTGGAGGCACGTCGTCCGCGAAGGGCCGATGCCGCGCGCAATTTCGACGCCCTTGTCGCCGCCGGCCGCGAAGCATTCGCCGAAGAAGGATCGAGCGCGTCCCTCGAGGACATCGCCCGCCGAGCGGGTGTGGGGATCGGGACGCTCTACCGGAATTTTCCGACGCGTGACGACCTGATCGAAACGCTCTATCTGGGCGAGGTCGACGCCCTCGCGCGCGCCGCCGACGAGGTCGCCGATCTCGAGCCGTGGGAGGCGTTGAGCGCGTGGCTCGACCGGTTCGTCGCATACGTCGGCACCAAGCACGCGCTGCTTGACGGGCTGAACCGGAGGTCACCGGTGCTGGCGGAGTGCCGCACGATCATGCTCTCCGCGGGAGAGCCGCTGCTCGAGCGGGCGCAGGCCGCAGGCGACGTCGACCCCGACATCTCGATCGGCGACGTGGTGAAGCTGGTGTCGGGAGTCGCGGCCGTAGCCTCTTTCGACGACGAAGCGCAGCGTCGGCGTGTGCTCGATCTCGCGATCAACGCCATCCGCCGCTGA
- a CDS encoding MFS transporter yields MPTVPFTPRAAFAAIALSVASLALLQNLIIPVIPLIASDFGVTADAASWTNTSWLIAAAVATPLLGRTGDLRGRRNTFLAVLAVVAIGDVVASFAPNLEVLIIARVLQGVGGALFPLAFGLLRDVMPRHQLTGAIGATSAIIGIGGAAGSVLAGPLAELLGWHGIFAVPFVAAVAGIVLTMMLVPPAGLRAVGRVNALSAVLLSGWLIALLVPLSSGGRWGWTSPLTLALFAAAVVLMFGWVVSELRSSEPLVDLRLMASRAIWPVNAAALLIGAAAFGFWGYLPQFLETPASSGWGLELGVQAAGLALLPLLVGMSSVGFATGAIARVIPLRLMMAIGALLMAGGVVFAVLDHETLVTLAIAGGVFGLGIGLAYASTASIIVESVSADRTGIATGVNANLRTIGSAVGSAFTTAVVFGTVEPGGAPALDGYAVAWLTLATGAVVAAILVLTVRPRGRTDAAPPTVPQNTDEATLAEVG; encoded by the coding sequence ATGCCCACTGTCCCCTTCACACCCCGGGCGGCGTTCGCGGCGATCGCGCTCAGCGTCGCCTCCCTCGCACTGCTCCAGAACCTGATCATCCCCGTCATCCCCCTCATCGCCTCAGACTTCGGCGTGACGGCGGATGCAGCATCCTGGACCAACACGTCGTGGCTCATCGCCGCGGCCGTCGCCACTCCCCTCCTCGGCCGCACCGGCGACCTCCGCGGTCGCCGCAACACGTTCCTCGCCGTGCTCGCCGTCGTCGCGATCGGCGATGTGGTCGCATCGTTCGCGCCGAACCTCGAGGTGCTCATCATCGCCCGCGTGCTTCAGGGCGTCGGCGGCGCGCTCTTCCCGCTGGCCTTCGGCCTGCTGCGAGACGTCATGCCGCGCCACCAGCTCACCGGGGCGATCGGCGCCACGAGCGCCATCATCGGCATCGGCGGCGCAGCGGGCAGCGTGCTCGCAGGCCCCCTCGCCGAGCTCCTCGGCTGGCACGGGATCTTCGCCGTCCCGTTCGTCGCCGCCGTCGCGGGCATCGTGCTCACGATGATGCTCGTGCCGCCGGCAGGTCTGCGCGCCGTCGGCCGCGTGAACGCGCTCTCCGCCGTGCTCCTGTCAGGCTGGCTCATCGCGCTCCTCGTTCCGCTCAGCTCGGGTGGGCGCTGGGGCTGGACCTCGCCGCTCACCCTCGCGCTGTTCGCAGCGGCCGTGGTGCTCATGTTCGGGTGGGTGGTCTCGGAGCTCCGATCGTCGGAGCCGCTCGTCGACCTCCGCCTGATGGCATCCCGGGCCATCTGGCCCGTGAACGCCGCCGCTCTCCTGATCGGAGCCGCCGCCTTCGGGTTCTGGGGCTACCTCCCCCAGTTCCTCGAGACTCCGGCGAGTTCGGGCTGGGGCCTCGAACTCGGCGTGCAGGCCGCCGGGCTGGCGCTGCTCCCCCTCCTCGTCGGCATGTCGAGCGTCGGCTTCGCGACCGGCGCCATCGCCCGTGTCATCCCGCTGCGGCTCATGATGGCAATCGGCGCGCTGCTCATGGCGGGCGGCGTCGTGTTCGCCGTCCTCGACCACGAGACGCTCGTCACCCTCGCTATCGCCGGCGGCGTGTTCGGACTCGGCATCGGCCTCGCGTACGCGTCGACGGCGAGCATCATCGTCGAGAGCGTGTCCGCGGACCGCACCGGCATCGCGACCGGCGTCAACGCCAATCTGCGCACGATCGGATCAGCGGTCGGCTCCGCCTTCACGACGGCCGTCGTCTTCGGCACGGTCGAGCCCGGCGGCGCGCCCGCGCTCGACGGCTACGCGGTCGCCTGGCTGACGCTCGCCACCGGGGCGGTCGTCGCCGCGATCCTGGTGCTCACGGTCCGGCCGCGCGGACGGACGGATGCTGCGCCCCCGACCGTTCCCCAGAACACCGACGAAGCGACGCTGGCCGAGGTCGGCTGA
- a CDS encoding citrate synthase: MSDAGTQQEKATLTIGDSTAEFPLLRGTDGTPSVDLSTLTRQTGYTALDYGFVNTAATKSAITYIDGDEGVLRYRGYPIEQLAKNSTYLEVAWLLIYGELPSADQLAEFDEKIRRHTLLHEDLKRFFSALPHTAHPMSVLSSAVSALSTYYEHQSDPNNPEHVELNTIRMLAKLPVIAAYAHKKSIGQAFLYPDNSLGFVDNFLKLNFGVLSEVYHVDPVMSRALERLLILHEDHEQNASTSTVRLVGSTGANQFSSISAGINALYGPLHGGANEAVLDMLARIRDSGESVQRFVERVKNKEDGVKLMGFGHRVYKNYDPRAKLVKESADEVLSALGVSDPLLDLAKELEEIALNDAYFQDRRLYPNVDFYTGVIYKAMGFPTRMFTVLFAIGRLPGWLAQWREAASDPQTKIGRPQQLYVGAEERNYPGLS, from the coding sequence GTGAGCGACGCGGGCACCCAGCAGGAGAAGGCCACCCTCACGATCGGTGACAGCACCGCCGAGTTCCCGCTCCTGCGGGGCACCGACGGCACACCGAGCGTGGACCTCTCCACCCTCACCCGCCAGACCGGCTACACGGCTCTCGACTACGGCTTCGTGAACACCGCGGCGACCAAGTCCGCGATCACGTACATCGACGGCGACGAGGGCGTGCTGCGCTACCGCGGCTACCCGATCGAGCAGCTCGCGAAGAACAGCACGTACCTCGAGGTCGCGTGGCTGCTCATCTACGGCGAGCTGCCGAGCGCGGACCAGCTGGCCGAATTCGACGAGAAGATCCGCCGGCACACGCTGCTGCACGAGGACCTCAAGCGCTTCTTCTCCGCATTGCCGCACACCGCGCACCCGATGTCGGTGCTGTCGTCGGCCGTATCGGCGCTCTCGACCTATTACGAGCACCAGTCCGACCCCAACAACCCCGAGCACGTCGAGCTGAACACGATCCGGATGCTCGCGAAGCTCCCGGTGATCGCGGCCTACGCGCACAAGAAGAGCATCGGCCAGGCATTCCTGTACCCCGACAACTCGCTGGGCTTCGTGGACAACTTCCTGAAGCTCAACTTCGGCGTCCTGTCGGAGGTCTATCACGTCGACCCCGTCATGTCGCGGGCTCTCGAGCGACTGCTCATCCTCCACGAGGACCACGAGCAGAACGCGTCCACCTCCACCGTCCGCCTCGTCGGCTCGACCGGCGCGAACCAGTTCTCGTCGATCTCGGCCGGAATCAATGCGCTCTACGGCCCGCTGCACGGCGGCGCGAACGAGGCCGTGCTCGATATGCTGGCCCGCATCCGCGACTCCGGCGAGAGCGTTCAGCGGTTCGTCGAACGGGTCAAGAACAAGGAAGACGGCGTGAAGCTCATGGGCTTCGGGCACCGCGTCTACAAGAACTACGACCCGCGTGCGAAGCTGGTCAAGGAGTCCGCTGACGAGGTGCTCTCCGCCCTCGGGGTGAGCGATCCGCTGCTCGACCTGGCCAAGGAGCTCGAAGAGATCGCGCTCAACGACGCGTACTTCCAGGACCGCCGCCTGTACCCGAACGTGGACTTCTACACGGGCGTGATCTACAAGGCGATGGGCTTCCCGACCCGCATGTTCACGGTGCTGTTCGCCATCGGGCGCCTGCCCGGGTGGCTCGCGCAGTGGCGTGAGGCGGCGAGCGACCCCCAGACCAAGATCGGCCGCCCGCAGCAACTGTACGTCGGTGCCGAGGAGCGCAACTACCCCGGTCTGTCCTGA
- the dapC gene encoding succinyldiaminopimelate transaminase: protein MGVADLADYPWDAVAPYAARARSHPDGLVDLSIGSPVDATPAIVAEALTVATDAHAYPQTVGTPKLRAAIASWYDRRRGVPGLTPDDVLPTVGSKELVALLPLLLGLGPGDLVVHPRAAYPTYEVGARLVGAMPVAADDPAEWPEGTRLVWVNSPGNPDGRVLDVDALGAAVGRARELGAVLASDECYAELGWDAPWDTQPVPSALDPRVTGGDLRGVLSVYSLSKQSNLAGYRAAFLAGDPAVIGRLLTARKHLGLMLPLPVQAAMTAALEDDAHVAAQKELYRRRREVLRPAVEAAGFRIDASEGGLYLWATEERDAWESLGRLADLGILAGPGHFYGTHFPQHVRLSLTATDERIAAAAERLRAASDISI from the coding sequence GTGGGGGTCGCCGACCTCGCCGATTACCCCTGGGATGCGGTCGCGCCCTACGCCGCGCGCGCACGCTCCCACCCCGACGGGCTCGTGGACCTGTCGATCGGCTCGCCCGTCGACGCCACGCCCGCCATCGTCGCCGAGGCGCTCACCGTTGCGACCGACGCGCACGCGTACCCGCAGACCGTCGGCACGCCGAAGCTGCGTGCGGCCATCGCGAGCTGGTACGACCGTCGCCGCGGCGTTCCCGGGCTGACACCCGACGACGTCCTCCCGACCGTCGGGTCGAAGGAGCTCGTCGCACTCCTCCCGCTGCTGCTGGGCCTCGGGCCTGGCGATCTCGTCGTGCATCCGCGTGCCGCCTACCCCACTTATGAGGTCGGGGCGCGCCTGGTGGGCGCCATGCCCGTCGCTGCTGACGACCCCGCGGAGTGGCCCGAGGGCACGCGCCTCGTCTGGGTGAACTCCCCCGGCAACCCCGATGGCCGAGTGCTCGACGTCGACGCGCTGGGCGCTGCGGTCGGACGCGCCCGTGAGCTCGGTGCCGTGCTGGCGTCCGACGAGTGCTATGCGGAGCTGGGGTGGGATGCCCCGTGGGACACGCAGCCGGTGCCCTCGGCGCTCGACCCTCGCGTGACCGGAGGCGACCTGCGTGGCGTCCTCTCGGTCTACTCGCTGAGCAAGCAGTCGAATCTCGCCGGGTATCGCGCCGCGTTCCTGGCCGGCGATCCCGCCGTGATCGGGCGCCTCCTGACGGCGCGGAAGCACCTCGGTCTCATGCTGCCGCTTCCGGTCCAGGCGGCCATGACCGCCGCGCTCGAGGACGACGCGCACGTCGCCGCCCAGAAGGAGCTCTACCGACGCCGGCGCGAGGTGCTGCGTCCCGCGGTCGAGGCCGCGGGTTTCCGCATCGACGCCAGCGAGGGTGGCCTGTACCTGTGGGCGACCGAGGAGCGAGACGCGTGGGAGAGCCTCGGCCGTCTCGCAGACCTCGGCATCCTCGCAGGCCCCGGCCACTTCTACGGCACGCACTTCCCGCAGCACGTCCGACTGTCGCTCACTGCGACGGACGAGCGCATCGCGGCGGCGGCCGAACGCCTCCGCGCGGCATCAGACATCTCGATCTGA
- the fdxA gene encoding ferredoxin gives MTYVIALPCVDVKDRACIDECPVDCIYEGDRSLYIHPDECVDCGACEPVCPVEAIYYEDDLPDEWQDYYKANVEFFDDIGSPGGAAKVGVIHKDHPIIEALPPQEH, from the coding sequence GTGACGTACGTGATCGCCCTTCCCTGCGTGGACGTCAAGGACCGCGCCTGCATCGACGAGTGTCCCGTGGACTGCATCTACGAGGGCGACCGGTCGCTGTACATCCACCCCGACGAGTGCGTCGACTGCGGCGCCTGCGAGCCGGTCTGCCCGGTCGAAGCGATCTATTACGAAGACGACCTCCCTGACGAGTGGCAGGACTACTACAAGGCCAACGTCGAGTTCTTCGACGACATCGGATCCCCGGGTGGTGCCGCCAAGGTCGGCGTCATCCACAAGGATCACCCGATCATCGAGGCGCTCCCGCCGCAGGAACACTGA
- a CDS encoding DUF6113 family protein produces MRPSVPARIGSWIIAMLVGLVYGVAGTVAHAYAIGWFPLGMILAVIGSGALLLAVRLLTSDRWATLATGVGMMVSILVFSGSGPGGSVVVPESELGVVWTIAVPILVALAVAWPDRIPRME; encoded by the coding sequence ATGCGTCCCTCCGTTCCCGCCCGCATCGGCAGCTGGATCATCGCCATGCTGGTGGGACTGGTCTACGGGGTCGCCGGTACGGTGGCCCACGCGTACGCGATCGGCTGGTTCCCGCTGGGCATGATCCTTGCCGTGATCGGCTCGGGAGCGCTGCTGCTCGCCGTGCGACTGCTCACCTCCGACCGATGGGCGACCCTCGCGACGGGCGTCGGAATGATGGTGTCGATCCTCGTGTTCTCGGGCAGCGGCCCCGGCGGCTCGGTCGTCGTGCCCGAGTCGGAGCTCGGAGTCGTGTGGACCATCGCGGTGCCGATCCTTGTGGCGCTGGCCGTGGCCTGGCCGGATCGCATCCCCCGGATGGAGTGA
- a CDS encoding AzlD domain-containing protein: MTMWTAILAASIICVALKTVGYLIPSNWVEAPTPMRIADLLTVALLAALVAVQTLGAGQAVVVDARVPAVLVAAGLLMLRAPFLVVVIAAALVAALLRLWGWAA, encoded by the coding sequence GTGACGATGTGGACCGCCATCCTCGCGGCCTCGATCATCTGCGTCGCGCTCAAGACCGTGGGGTATCTCATCCCTTCGAACTGGGTCGAGGCGCCCACGCCGATGCGCATCGCGGACCTCCTCACGGTAGCGCTGCTCGCGGCCCTCGTCGCCGTGCAGACCCTCGGCGCGGGGCAGGCGGTCGTGGTCGATGCGCGGGTTCCCGCCGTGCTCGTCGCGGCGGGCCTGCTGATGCTGCGGGCGCCGTTCCTCGTCGTGGTGATCGCTGCGGCGCTCGTGGCAGCGCTGCTGCGGCTGTGGGGCTGGGCGGCGTGA
- a CDS encoding AzlC family ABC transporter permease has translation MTLDPHFDAAPSAGEGRRAVREGLGVALATSAYGISFGALAVAAGLDVWQTCVLSLVMFTGGSQFAFVGIVGAGGLAAVPAAIPSAALLGVRNVAYGIRMSPVVGAGFWRRAAAAQFTIDESTAVALAQRSPHARALGFWVTGIGIYVGWNLSTLAGALLGDVLGDVRAYGLDAAAAAAFLALLWPRLRARQPIVVGVAAAVVATVLTPVLMPGLPVIVAALVAIVVGATNWLGRDDRVDAEPDDVAEREGLP, from the coding sequence GTGACCCTCGACCCGCATTTCGACGCTGCGCCCAGCGCCGGCGAGGGCCGCAGGGCCGTGCGCGAGGGGCTCGGGGTCGCGCTGGCGACCAGTGCGTACGGCATCTCGTTCGGCGCTCTCGCGGTCGCCGCCGGGCTCGACGTCTGGCAGACGTGCGTGCTGAGTCTCGTGATGTTCACCGGCGGGTCGCAGTTCGCGTTCGTCGGCATCGTGGGTGCCGGGGGACTGGCCGCGGTGCCGGCCGCGATCCCGTCGGCGGCGCTGCTCGGGGTACGCAATGTGGCCTACGGCATCCGCATGTCTCCGGTGGTGGGCGCCGGGTTCTGGCGCCGCGCTGCTGCGGCGCAGTTCACGATCGACGAGTCGACGGCGGTGGCGCTCGCCCAGCGCTCACCGCACGCGCGGGCGCTGGGGTTCTGGGTGACCGGCATCGGGATCTACGTCGGCTGGAACCTGTCGACGCTCGCGGGCGCGCTGCTCGGCGACGTGCTCGGCGACGTCCGCGCCTACGGGCTCGACGCGGCGGCGGCCGCGGCGTTCCTCGCGCTGCTGTGGCCGCGCCTGCGCGCGCGGCAGCCCATCGTGGTCGGCGTGGCCGCGGCCGTCGTCGCGACCGTCCTCACGCCGGTCCTCATGCCTGGTCTCCCGGTCATCGTCGCGGCACTCGTCGCGATCGTGGTCGGCGCGACGAACTGGCTCGGCAGAGACGACCGGGTGGACGCCGAACCTGACGACGTCGCCGAGCGGGAGGGGCTGCCGTGA